A stretch of DNA from Arthrobacter jiangjiafuii:
CGGAGAGCGCGTCCGTGCCCGCCTGACAGACGCGGCCGACGGCGCCAGCTTCTGGCGTGCCGACGTCACCGAAGTCCTGGAAGCGGCTCCGGGCCGGGTCGAGCATTTCTGGCCCGAGGCAGATGCGCTGCGCGCCGCCTCCCGCGGCCGGCTGCCGGTGGGCGGAGCCGAGTTCGGCCACATCGACCTTGCGACCCAGCGCGCCCTTAAGGCCGACATCTTCGCCGAGCAGCTGCTGCGCCTGGCCAAGGTGGACCAGAAGGTAACGGTCGAACCGGCCCTGGACGAACGCGCCGACGGCCTGCACTGGCGGACCCGGGCCAGCTTCTCCGTGGCCCCGGGCGGCCGCCTGGCCATGCATGCCCACCGCTCCGACGAGCTCATCCCCGTCCAGCGCATGCCGCTGGCCGTGGAGGCCGTCAACAACCTGCAGCTCTGGGACGTCGACTTCAGCGGAGTATCCCGCGTTGAAGTGGCCGTACCGACAACCGGTGCGCCCCTGGTCCTGCTGATTCCGGCAGCCGGTGCCCATCCCAAGTCGCTGGGGCGCATCGCATCCGCCCTTCCCACCGGCACCTCCATTGCCTCCTGGGACCCCGAAACCTCCACCCTGAACCGCCTGCGCGGCCGCACCTGGGTGCAGGAAACCGTACTGGGCCACGATTACCGCGTCACCGGTGCCGGCTTCTGGCAGATCCACCGCAACGCCCCGCAGACCCTGATCGGTGCGGTACTGGACGGACTGCAGATCCAGCCGGGGGAGCAGATCGCCGACCTGTACGCCGGCGCCGGCCTGTTCACTGCACCGCTGGCCGATGCTGCCGGGGAAAGCGGGCGCGTGCTGTCCGTCGAGGCTTCCGCCGCTGCGAGCCGTGACGCCCGCAAGAACCTGTTTGCCGCCCCGCAGGTCGAAATCCTGCAGGGACGCGTGGACAAGGCGCTGGCCGCGTACGAAGGCCGGCTCGACGTCGTCCTGCTGGATCCGCCGCGCGTGGGTGCCGGCAAGGACGTGGTGGGCCAGATCGTGGCCGCCGCGCCGCGCGCCGTCGGCTACGTCTCCTGCGATCCGGCCTCCTTTGCCCGCGACCTGGGCTACTTCCAGGATCTGGGCTGGAAGCTTGAGTCGCTGCGGGTCTTTGACCTCTACCCGCACACGCACCACATGGAGTCCTTCGCGGTGCTGACCCCGGCCTAACCGGGCCGCCGCGTAACAGGCGCGGCAGGTGTTGCACCAGGGGCGTCGGGCCCGGAGTCCGGCGCCCCGCGCGTATCTTCAAGGTCACAGGGCCGTGTAACGGATAGTATAAGAGCAGTTGTGCAGATCCGCGCCGTTTTTTGGGGAGTCTTCGCCTGCTTTGGCGGGCAGGCCTTTTCGGTCGGCAGGGGGATTTCCCGGCAGCGAAAATAGTCCACCATTTTCTCAGCCGTCCCCCGTGGCACCGGTTAGGGAGTCCTAACTGGCACGCCGCGGACCGCTGGACAAAGATAATACGGTGGCGAGAGGAGTCCTATTATGACTAATGTGGACAGCTTCGGATCCAAGGGCGTACTAAACGTCGGTGGAAACGAATATGAAATTTTCCGGTTGAATTCCGTCGAAGGCGCAAAGAGCCTTCCGTTCAGCCTTAAGGTCCTGCTGGAGAACCTGCTGCGCACCGAAGACGGTGCCAACATCACCGCAGACCACGTACGCGCCCTGGCGCAGTGGGATGCCAACGCAGAGCCCAGCACTGAAATCCAGTTCACCCCCGCTCGGGTCATCATGCAGGACTTCACCGGTGTGCCCTGCATCGTTGACCTGGCAACCATGCGTGAAGCCGTTGCAGAACTCGGTGGAGATCCCAAGCGGGTCAATCCGCTGGCTCCGGCCGAAATGGTCATTGACCACTCGGTCCAGATCGACGCCTTCGGCAATGCCGGCGCCCTCGAGCGCAACATGGAAATCGAATACCAGCGCAACGGCGAGCGGTACCAGTTCCTTCGCTGGGGCCAGACGGCGTTTGACGACTTCAAGGTTGTTCCCCCGGGCATGGGCATTGTCCACCAGGTCAACATTGAGTACCTGGCCCGCACGGTCATGACCCGCGAGGTCGACG
This window harbors:
- a CDS encoding class I SAM-dependent RNA methyltransferase — encoded protein: MTTDTTTSEIELTIGAPAHGGHFVARHEGRVVFVRHALPGERVRARLTDAADGASFWRADVTEVLEAAPGRVEHFWPEADALRAASRGRLPVGGAEFGHIDLATQRALKADIFAEQLLRLAKVDQKVTVEPALDERADGLHWRTRASFSVAPGGRLAMHAHRSDELIPVQRMPLAVEAVNNLQLWDVDFSGVSRVEVAVPTTGAPLVLLIPAAGAHPKSLGRIASALPTGTSIASWDPETSTLNRLRGRTWVQETVLGHDYRVTGAGFWQIHRNAPQTLIGAVLDGLQIQPGEQIADLYAGAGLFTAPLADAAGESGRVLSVEASAAASRDARKNLFAAPQVEILQGRVDKALAAYEGRLDVVLLDPPRVGAGKDVVGQIVAAAPRAVGYVSCDPASFARDLGYFQDLGWKLESLRVFDLYPHTHHMESFAVLTPA